Proteins encoded in a region of the Vicia villosa cultivar HV-30 ecotype Madison, WI linkage group LG5, Vvil1.0, whole genome shotgun sequence genome:
- the LOC131607316 gene encoding methyltransferase FGSG_00040, giving the protein MATTPEEEHMQNLRSRATELFIREEWNPSIEAYSQFITLCTHHLSLPQSDFNSLKLRKSLCIALCNRAEAKSRLREFNSALLDCDHALEIDAAHFKTLVCKGKILLSLNRYSMALHCFRMAHLDPQANGNDDFLGFWQKCRKFEFLSRTGFLDLSDWVSNGYPGKAPELAEYIGDVQIRKSEISGRGIFATKDIDAGSLILITKAIAMERSILAGKDLSEDTQLVMWKNFVDKVIELVRKCHKTRDLIEKLSIGGNEDELDVPDVDLFRPESIGEMSSREEIDMVKLLAILDVNSLTEDAVSANVLRKNNDCYGVGLWLLPSFINHSCTPNARRLHVGDYLIVHASRDLKADEELTFAYYDPLAPLNKRRDMSVTWGIQCRCKRCKFEVDILYNKKELKEIEIGIEKGMDVGSLVYKLEEQMKRWKLRGKERGYMRASFWSLYSEAYGSEKCMKKWGRRIPIFDAVVDSITDAVGSDHRVLKILNEELKKKASGGSGDGNLEMEKVFRLGREVYGKVMKKHAMRKLLELID; this is encoded by the coding sequence atggcGACAACACCAGAAGAAGAGCACATGCAAAATCTCAGATCCAGAGCAACAGAGCTTTTCATCAGAGAAGAATGGAACCCTTCAATCGAAGCTTACTCCCAGTTCATCACCCTCTGCACCCACCACCTCTCTCTTCCTCAATCTGACTTCAACTCACTCAAGCTTCGCAAATCCCTCTGCATAGCTCTATGCAACAGAGCAGAAGCGAAATCAAGACTGCGCGAATTCAACTCCGCGTTGCTAGATTGTGATCACGCTTTAGAAATTGATGCTGCCcatttcaaaaccctagtttgtaaAGGTAAGATTTTGCTTTCGCTTAATAGATATTCTATGGCTCTTCATTGCTTTAGAATGGCCCATCTTGATCCTCAAGCGAATGGGAATGATGATTTTCTTGGGTTTTGGCAAAAATGTAGAAAGTTTGAATTTTTATCAAGGACGGGGTTTCTTGATCTTTCGGATTGGGTTTCGAATGGGTATCCGGGTAAGGCTCCCGAGCTTGCTGAATATATTGGGGATGTTCAGATTAGGAAATCTGAGATTAGTGGGCGGGGGATTTTCGCTACTAAGGATATTGATGCAGGGTCTTTGATCTTGATTACGAAGGCAATTGCGATGGAGAGGAGTATATTGGCAGGTAAAGATTTGAGTGAAGATACACAGTTAGTTATGTGGAAGAATTTTGTTGATAAAGTTATAGAATTGGTTAGAAAATGTCATAAAACTAGAGATTTGATTGAGAAATTGTCGATAGGGGGAAATGAGGATGAACTCGACGTGCCTGATGTAGATCTGTTTAGACCCGAGAGTATTGGTGAAATGAGTTCACGCGAGGAAATTGATATGGTTAAGTTATTGGCTATATTGGATGTTAATTCTCTGACTGAGGATGCGGTTTCGGCCAATGTTTTGAGGAAGAACAATGATTGTTATGGTGTAGGGCTATGGTTGCTTCCTTCGTTCATCAATCACTCGTGTACTCCTAATGCGAGGCGTTTGCATGTTGGGGATTATTTAATAGTTCATGCTTCGAGAGATTTGAAAGCGGATGAAGAGCTAACTTTTGCTTATTATGATCCACTTGCTCCGTTGAATAAGAGAAGAGATATGTCTGTGACATGGGGGATTCAATGCAGGTGTAAGAGGTGTAAGTTTGAGGTGGATATCTTGTACAACAAGAAAGAGTTGAAGGAGATTGAGATCGGTATTGAAAAAGGGATGGATGTTGGTAGTTTGGTGTATAAACTCGAGGAACAAATGAAGAGATGGAAGTTAAGAGGGAAAGAGAGGGGATACATGAGGGCTTCGTTTTGGTCGTTGTATTCGGAGGCTTATGGTTCGGAGAAATGTATGAAAAAATGGGGAAGGAGGATTCCGATATTCGATGCAGTGGTTGATAGCATCACAGATGCAGTGGGAAGTGATCACAGGGTGCTTAAGATTCTGAATGAGGAGTTGAAGAAAAAAGCCAGTGGTGGTAGTGGTGATGGAAATTTGGAGATGGAGAAAGTTTTTAGGTTAGGAAGAGAAGTATATGGGAAGGTAATGAAAAAGCATGCAATGAGGAAATTGCTTGAGCTAATTGATTGA